The nucleotide window GGTCCTTGGAGCGCAGGAAGTCCGGGTTGAACAGCTTCGACTGGTAGCGGTTGCCGTAGTCGCACAGGATGGTGACGATGGTGTGCCCGGGACCCATCTCGCGCGCCATGCGGATGGCGCCGGCGACATTGATGCCGGAGGAGCCGCCAAGGCACAGGCCCTCGTGCTCCAAAAGGTCGAAGACCACCTGAACCGCCTCCGCATCCGGGATCTGGAACGGCATGTCGACCGGCGCATCCTCCAGGTTGGCGGTGATGCGGCCCTGGCCGATGCCTTCGGTGATCGAGGAGCCTTCCGCCTTCAGCTCGCCATGGGCGTAGTAGTTGAAGAGCGCGGCGCCCATCGGGTCGGCAAGGCCGATGCGGATCTTCGGATTGAACCCTTTTAGCGCCATGCCGACGCCGGCCAGCGTGCCGCCCGAGCCGACGGCGCAGACGAAGCCGTCGACCTTGCCGTCCGTCTGGCGCCAGATCTCCGGGCCGGTCGTCTCGATGTGGGCCTGACGGTTGGCGACATTGTCGAACTGGTTGGCCCAGATCGCGCCATTGGCTTCGGTCCTGGCCATCTGCTCGGCGAGGCGGCCGGACAGCTTCACGTAGTTGTTGGGATTGCGGTAGGGCACGGCCGGCACCTCGACCAGCTCCGCGCCGGCGAGCCGCAGCATGTCCTTCTTTTCCTGGCTCTGCGTCTCGGGAATGACGATCACCGAGCGGTAGCCGAGCGCATTGCCGACGAGCGCAAGGCCGATGCCGGTGTTGCCGGCCGTGCCCTCGACGATGACGCCGCCGGGACGCAGGGCGCCGCGTGCCTCCGCATCGCGGACGATGTAGAGGGCGGCGCGGTCCTTGACCGACTGGCCGGGATTCATGAATTCGGCCTTGCCGTAGATCTCGCAGCCGGTCAGCTCGGAGGCCCGGTTCAGGCGGATCAGCGGCGTGTTGCCGATTGCATCGATCACGGAGGTCTTGATGTCCATCGCTCGTTCCGTCCGTTCCAGGGTCGTGCGGTGCCGGCCGCGTGGCGTCCGGGCGCGTTGTGAAATGGGCCGGCAGGGTAGGCCGGGAGGGGCTGGGCCTTCAAGCGAACCCATCCCATTTGTCAGGCCGTCGTTGATAATCCTTTCGGCCCTGTTCTACAAAGTTGATCGATAAATCATCACAGTGCACGTAAGCTTGGAATCGTATGCTTGCGATGATCCGCTCAGGGGCTGGCGTCGTAACACTGGCAAAGGATCTCCGGACACGACCGCGCCGTCACTCGGGATGTATTGGCGCGGAGCCGTTCGTGGAGTATGAGCGATGATCCGCGGCCTTGGGGGTGCCGCGACAGGGATTGGATTGGAATGGACGCATCACGCGAACAGTTCGACGCGCTGCTGGCCGGATATGTGGCCGGAACGCTGGCCGAACCTGCAAGATTGCTTGTGCGAAGCCATCTCGACCTGTCGCCGGTCAATCGCGGGTTCGTCCGCGATCTTGAGGCTGCAGGCGGGACGATGCTCGAAGAGATCGCCCCGGCGAGGATCGACAATCGCGACGCCATGCTGGCCGCGATCTTCGCATCCCCCGCCGAGGACCCCATCTCGGTGCCGCAGATGGCCGTCAGGACGCGGCTGCCTTTGCCGCTCTTCGACTTCATCGGCAAGGATGTGGCCGAGATCCCCTGGAAGACCAAGCTTCCGGGGCTGAAGGAGTACAAGGTCGCCGAGATGGACGGCTGCAGCGCCAGCCTGCTGTGGATCCGCGCCGGCATGGCCATGCCCTCCCATACCCATCACGGCACCGAGCTGACGCTGGTGCTGGAGGGCGGCTTCGCCGACCTGCACGGGCACTATGTGCGCGGCGACGTCGCCTATGCGGACGACGATGTGGATCACCGGCCGGTGGCGGACGACGACGAGGACTGTATCTGCTTCGCCGTCACCGAAGGCAGCCTGCGGCTGACCGGCCCGATCGGCCGGCTTTTCGCACCGTTCATGCGCGGCTGAACTGCCGCGGACACATATGAGCCCGTCGCGGCCGGACCCTGACAGGATCCGGCCGGACGGTGTGTTTTATTCCCTTCACAGCTTCGAGGCGATCCGCCGACGCCTGCCTGCCGTAAACCCTGCAAGACAGGATGGAGGCAGACGATGAGATCGAAGGCGTCCGGAGCCGTTGCTCCTCAAGATGGCGTGGCCTGGGTCACCGGCGCGAGTTCCGGCATCGGCGCAGCGCTGGCGCTGGAACTGCAGCGGCACGGTTGGACCGTGGCGGTGACGGCCCGCTCGGCAGATGCGCTCCAGGAGCTGGCCGGGCTCGCCCTGCCGGGCGCCATCCTGCCGATGCCGGGCGATGTGACGGATGCCGAGCGCATGGCCGAGATCGTCGCCGAGCTGGAAGAGCGGCACGGCGGCATTGCGATGGCCGTGCTCAACGCCGGCGTCTACCTGCCGGTCGACGGCACCGATCCCGACCTCTCCGCCTTCCACACTTCCTTCGACGTCAATCTCAAGGGCACGGCGAATGCCCTGGTGCCCCTGGTGAAGGCGATGAAGCCGCGCAAGCGCGGCCAGATCGCCATCGTCGCCTCGGTCGCCGGCTATAGCGGGTTGCCGACCTCGGCAGCCTATGGGGCGACCAAGGCGGGCCTGATCAACCTGGCGGAGGCGATGAAGTTCGACCTCGACCGGCTGGGGATCTGCCTGCAGGTGATCTCGCCGGGCTTCGTCGACACGCCGGCGACGAAGGACAATCCCTTTCCGATGCCGCACCTGATGAGCGTCGATGCGGCCGTTGCCGAGGTGGTCGAGGGGCTGGAGCATCCGGCCGACTTCGAGATCTCGTTCCCCAAGCGCTTCACCCGGCAGCTCAAGCTGCTGCGCATGCTGCCCTACCGGCTGTATTTCCCGCTTGTCGCCCGTGCCACGGGCTGGTCGCGCAAGGGGGACCCGGCGGCAGAGCCGAAGGACAAGGCGTAGAGCCGGCGGTCACGCCGTCCGGTCATGCCGCCCGATCTGGCGCCGCCTCGCGTGCGGCGAGCGAGCGGGCGAGCTCCGCATGGGCGCTCGCATCGAGCGGGAAATTCCACATCAAGGCGATGGCGACGAGCTTGAGGGCGACGGGCACGAGCGCATAGAGCGCCACCAGCATCGCAAGGCCGTCCGTGCCGGTGCCCTCCGCTGCAAAGCCGGCAAGGTCGAGCAGCGGGAAGGCAAGCCCGACGGCGAGCGCCAGCGACAGTTTCGTCGCAAGCCCCCACAGCGCGAAATAGAGCCCTGAGCGGCGGCTGCCGGTCGCAAGGCGGTCGACATCGATCGCGTCCGCCTGGATCGCGGACGGGAGGGCAAGGTCGGCGCCGAGCGCAA belongs to Stappia indica and includes:
- a CDS encoding cysteine synthase A produces the protein MDIKTSVIDAIGNTPLIRLNRASELTGCEIYGKAEFMNPGQSVKDRAALYIVRDAEARGALRPGGVIVEGTAGNTGIGLALVGNALGYRSVIVIPETQSQEKKDMLRLAGAELVEVPAVPYRNPNNYVKLSGRLAEQMARTEANGAIWANQFDNVANRQAHIETTGPEIWRQTDGKVDGFVCAVGSGGTLAGVGMALKGFNPKIRIGLADPMGAALFNYYAHGELKAEGSSITEGIGQGRITANLEDAPVDMPFQIPDAEAVQVVFDLLEHEGLCLGGSSGINVAGAIRMAREMGPGHTIVTILCDYGNRYQSKLFNPDFLRSKDLPVPGWLEKPSTIAAPFEEVA
- a CDS encoding ChrR family anti-sigma-E factor, with translation MDASREQFDALLAGYVAGTLAEPARLLVRSHLDLSPVNRGFVRDLEAAGGTMLEEIAPARIDNRDAMLAAIFASPAEDPISVPQMAVRTRLPLPLFDFIGKDVAEIPWKTKLPGLKEYKVAEMDGCSASLLWIRAGMAMPSHTHHGTELTLVLEGGFADLHGHYVRGDVAYADDDVDHRPVADDDEDCICFAVTEGSLRLTGPIGRLFAPFMRG
- a CDS encoding SDR family NAD(P)-dependent oxidoreductase; translation: MRSKASGAVAPQDGVAWVTGASSGIGAALALELQRHGWTVAVTARSADALQELAGLALPGAILPMPGDVTDAERMAEIVAELEERHGGIAMAVLNAGVYLPVDGTDPDLSAFHTSFDVNLKGTANALVPLVKAMKPRKRGQIAIVASVAGYSGLPTSAAYGATKAGLINLAEAMKFDLDRLGICLQVISPGFVDTPATKDNPFPMPHLMSVDAAVAEVVEGLEHPADFEISFPKRFTRQLKLLRMLPYRLYFPLVARATGWSRKGDPAAEPKDKA